From Ictidomys tridecemlineatus isolate mIctTri1 chromosome 2, mIctTri1.hap1, whole genome shotgun sequence, the proteins below share one genomic window:
- the LOC144369496 gene encoding olfactory receptor 7D4-like gives MYLVTVLGNLLIILAVSSDPHLHTPMYFFLSNLSFVEVCLTSTTVPKMLVNTQTHSKDISYRGCLTQVYFLMIFAGMDNFLLTVMAFDRFVAICHPLNYTVIMNPQLCVLLVLLSWLIMFWVSLLHILLLKRLTFSSGTAVPHLFCELAQLLKATSSDTLVNIILLYVVTALLGVFPATGILHSYSQILSSLLRMSSSVGKSKAFSTCGSHLCVVSLFYGTGLGVHLSSAMTQSSQGNMIASVMYTVVTPMLNPFIYSLRNRDVKGALGRLLSRVASCP, from the coding sequence atgtacctggtcacagtgcttgggaacctgctcatcatcctggccgtcagctctgacccccacctccacacccccatgtacttcttcctctccaacctgtcctttgtGGAAGTCTGTTTAACCTCCACCACGGtccccaagatgctggtgaacaCGCAGACACACAGCAAAGACATCTCCTACAGAGGCTGCCTTACTCAGgtgtattttttaatgatttttgcaGGTATGGATAATTTCCTTCTGACTGTGATGGCCTTTGACCGCTTTGTGGCCATCTGCCACCCCCTGAACTACACGGTCATCATGAACCCCCAGCTCTGTGTCCTCCTGGTGCTGCTGTCTTGGCTCATCATGTTCTGGGTGTCCTTGCTTCACATTCTACTCCTGAAGCGACTGACCTTCTCCAGTGGCACTGCAGTCCCTCATCTCTTCTGCGAACTGGCTCAGCTTCTCAAAGCAACCAGCTCTGACACCCTCGTCAATATCATCTTACTGTATGTGGTGACTGCCCTGCTGGGTGTCTTCCCTGCCACTGGGATCCTCCACTCCTACTCTCAGATCCTCTCCTCCTTACTGAggatgtcctcctctgtgggcaagtccaaagccttctccacctgtgggtcCCACCTCTGTGTCGTCTCCTTATTCTATGGAACAGGTCTTGGGGTTCACCTCAGTTCTGCCATGACCCAATCTTCTCAGGGAAACATGATCGCCTCCgtgatgtacactgtggtcacccccatgctgaaccccttcatctacagcctgaggaacagggaTGTGAAGGGGGCCCTGGGGAGGCTCCTCAGCAGGGTAGCCTCTTGTCCTTGA